A genomic window from Silene latifolia isolate original U9 population chromosome 11, ASM4854445v1, whole genome shotgun sequence includes:
- the LOC141614515 gene encoding uncharacterized protein LOC141614515, whose product MPTIASHLDPTVDSLPKGFLFSTSDTGAFGIHPSYIQLVERNQFRGVKGEDPIRHVELFTDYCSTVPLTAGVTQDKVKEFLFTFSLTGEAREWLRDLDREVSKIADWSTFALAFYMKYFPPQRTYALRSQITNFTQLDDEDLHQAWTRFKKLVCSIPHHGFQRWYLCNQFYNGLYNDQRSVLDVAANGGFSKNVDDDKGWQLIDQMATHVFEYGSPRSTRTEAKESVQQVFFLNIQEEVCGRCGDVGHGPVDCLASNEQVIEFRQAKKRVPSCEVVQNASNLHSNPAPQQVISSSNAEMEELKNMFKIMVTRCAENERRVDMLVSKLYAQEKENSPDPVNTINLRSGLSYDGPDLVKKNAETDTSESPGTVHAGTVQETSSAAVPELDREGYMPRSSNYAEFPFDRTPSLVRSSNYAEDPLDRKPMNSAVPQNPLGSVNNPTDNPSIQVPFPSRLQDKKLEKDFGKFVEMLRMLNVTVPFTELLTQVPSYRKFMKEILIRRRHINDYETVALTEEGSALLQNRTSSKRFDPGSFSIPCYLGNYLIDNALCDLGAGVSVLPLSLAMK is encoded by the coding sequence ATGCCGACGATAGCTTCTCACTTGGATCCGACTGTGGATTCTTTACCAAAGGGTTTCCTGTTTTCTACTTCTGACACAGGAGCTTTTGGGATTCATCCCTCTTACATACAACTGGTAGAGAGAAACCAGTTTAGAGGTGTGAAAGGAGAAGACCCGATAAGGCATGTAGAATTGTTTACTGATTACTGCTCAACCGTCCCATTGACTGCtggggtaactcaagataagGTGAAAGAGTTCCTTTTTACCTTTTCGTTGACTGGAGAAGcccgggagtggttgagagatctgGATAGGGAAGTCTCCAAAATTGCTGATTGGAGTACATTTGCCCTAGCTTTCTACATGAAGTATTTCCCTCCTCAAAGAACATATGCTTTGAGAAGCCAAATTACCAACTTCACTCAATTGGATGATGAAGATTTGCACcaagcttggactaggttcaagaagttgGTCTGTTCTATTCCCCATCACGGTTTTCAACGGTGGTACTTATGCaaccaattttacaatgggttgtataaTGACCAAAGATCTGTGCTAGATGTCGCTGCAAATGGGGGATTCTCGAAAAatgttgatgatgataaggggtgGCAACTCATTGATCAAATGGCCACCCATGTCTTTGAATACGGGAGTCCAAGAAGTACTAGAACGGAAGCGAAAGAAAGTGTGCAACAagttttctttttgaacattcaAGAGGAAGTGTGTGGCAGATGCGGAGATGTAGGTCACGGACCTGTTGATTGTTTGGCTTCAAATGAACAAGTGATAGAGTTCAGACAAGCTAAGAAGCGAGTACCGTCTTGTGAAGTGGTACAAAATGCGAGTAATTTGCATTCTAATCCGGCACCGCAACAAGTTATTTCTTCCTCTAATGcggagatggaagaattgaaaaatatgtttaaaattatgGTGACCCGGTGTGCTGAGAATGAGCGGAGAGTTGATATGCTTGTGTCTAAATTGTATGCGCAAGAAAAGGAAAATTCACCCGACCCAGTCAATACCATTAATTTGCGCAGTGGGTTGTCTTATGACGGACCCGATTTGGTGAAGAAAAATGCTGAAACTGACACCTCGGAAtcccctggtactgttcacgctGGAACAGTACAGGAAACATCGTCTGCAGCTGTGccagagctcgatcgagagggaTACAtgcctcgatcgagcaattatgCTGAATTTCCATTCGATCGAACGCCATctcttgttcgatcgagcaattatgctgaagatccactcgatcgaaagcCCATGAACAGTGCAGTGCCTCAAAATCCTTTGGGAAGCGTGAATAATCCAACCGATAACCCGTCTATTCAAGTCCCATTCCCGAGTAGACTACAGGACAAGAAGCTGGAGAAGGATTTTGGCAAATTTGTCGAGATGCTACGGATGCTGAACGTCACTGTACCGTTCACGGAACTACTtactcaggtaccctcttaccgtaaatttatgaaagagatcTTAATTCGTAGGAGACACATAAATGATTATGAGACGGTTGCTTTGACCGAGGAAGGTTCCGCCCTTCTTCAAAATAGGACATCGTCGAAAAGGtttgacccgggtagcttttcgatTCCGTGTTATTTAGGGAATTATTTAATTGACAATGCTCTGTGTGACTTGGGTGCGGGCGTAAGTGTTTTACCACTTTCACTTGCTATGAAATAG